The genomic DNA ATACTATAATTTTAAACAACCTGCTATTGCTCTTTATCGTATAATTGTTGTAATTTTTGAAGCCTAGGATCAACTTGTTGCGTTTGGGAATCATCATTGTCTTTTTCTTTTTCAAGTTCGATCATTTGATCTTCGTCAATAACTTCCCAACCGTTACCTTCTGTAAGCATTTGATCGCTATTCTCAGAAAATGCACGCATCGGCTTTTCAATAATAACCAATTCTTCAGCAATGTCTCGGATATTAATCATACCATCCGTAGCGAGATGATAATGCTCATCTTCATCTACTTCTTCATCGGCATAGTTATCATAACCTTCTAAATCAAACACCTCAGATGAACGAATGTCTAGAGGAACATCTACAGGTACTAATGTACGTGCACAGGGCATCGTATATGTTCCAGTAACATGTATATCTGCGATAACTTCGCTTGATTTGACGGTTAATTCACCTTCAACATGAATTTCTGATAAATCAATCAAACCTAAGGGTTCTATTAAATGTTCAAAATTTGCCGTTTGATTAAATTCAAATGGCTTAACTTGATATTTTCTTAATTGCGTTATTGACCATTTCATATGGCTTCACCTCTAACAAACACAAAATTTATTTTAACTTTACAAGTATAAGTTGTCAAGATTTTTTCTTAACATACTTCTTCTGTTACAATACTAATAATGAATACTGAAAGGACGAAATGCAAATGAAAAGTGTTGGACTGATTACTGAGTATAATCCATTTCACAATGGGCATTTATATCATGCTCAACAAGCTCGCATACAGTCTAACGCCGATGTGACAATTGCCATTATGAGTGGAAACTTTGTTATGCGAGGTGAACCCGCATTGTATAATAAATTTTTACGTTCTAAAATGGCATTGACCGGTGTTGATTTAGTTGTCGAACTACCTACGATTGCTAGTTTATCTTCGAGTGATTATTTTGCTACATTTGCGATTAAAGTTGCTCAATATTTAGATATTGATACGATTGCATTTGGTAGTGAAATCGATGATATTTCTCGTCTTGAAAAAGTAGCTACTGAAATCACTTCATTAGAACAGTCGTCTCATTTTCAAAAACTTACCAAACAAGGCAAGAGCTACGCGAAAATAGTGCATGATTCAATCTTAGATCAAGAAATATTACGTTCTCCTAACAACATTCTTGGTATTTCCTACTTAAAAGCAATAAATCAAATAGCTCCTGAAATTCGAGGGTTGGCTATTAAACGTCAATCTACAACACACCATGACCAAGAAATTAAGCACGAAACATTTGCAAGTGGTTCGGCAATTCGTAACGCCTTATTGAATAACGATTCGTCATGGAAATCTGTAGTCCCCTCAAAAATTGAAAATCTGTATGAAAAGCCTCATCTTACAAAACAGCAAACGTTTGATTTTATCAAGTATCATATTTTAAGTCGTTCAATAAATGAATTATCTCAAATGTATACGATGTCTGAAGGGTTAGAATATCGTCTGAAATCTAATATTCAACAAGCGAAAGATTTTGAAACATTCATGACTTTAATTAAGACGAAACGTTTTACATACACTCATTTACAACGCGTTTTAATGAATATCTTATTAAATATCACTACATATGATTTCAAAGATACAATTCAGGGTGTTCGTATTTTAGGAATGAACGAAAAAGGCCAACAATATTTAAAATATTTAAAAACTCATTATCCTGAGCGCGCATTTATTACTAATATAAATATGAAAACCACTTCTTTATTCGAAAATGAAATTAAAGCTACACATATTTATAATTTATTATCAGGTCAAGAAGCTAATGATTTTAATACACCTGTGATAATGCAAAAAGATGAGCCACGATGATTAATCCTGGCTCATTTTTTATGAATGAAGTTATTTTAAACTCATTTATTATTTTTTAAATTTTTCTTTTAATGCTTTTTCAACATTAGGTGGGACAAAATCAGATATATCAGCTTTGTATTGTGCCACTTCTTTTACAACGCTTGAACTAATAAATGAGTAATTGGTACTCGTCATCATATACATTGTCTCAACTTTATTGTTAAGCTTTTTATTCATTGAAGTTAATCGCAATTCGTATTCAAAGTCGCTAACCGCCCTTAGTCCACGTATGATAGTTTGAGCGCCAATTTTATCACAAAAATCTACAAGTAATCCGTTATAGTTATGTACTTCAACATTAGGTAAATGCTTAACAGATTCTCTGATTAATTCCATACGTTCATCAATATTAAACGTACCTGATTTACTACTATTTTTAAGCACACAAATATGAAGTTCATCAAAACGACCTGAGCTTCTTTCAATAATATCTATGTGTCCATAAGTTATAGGATCGAAACTTCCTGGAATGACTGCTTTGGTTTTAGCCATTTTGCTCTCCTTTTTCTAGTAACAAAGTATCAGTGAGACCATAATGATATTGTTTAATCACTTGGAATCCTTTGGTGTCGATATCTTCTTGATTGCTAAACTCACAGATGATGATACCATTTTCTTTCAATAAATTAAACTCATCAATTTGTTCTAAAGCCTTATCAATTAATCCTTTTTTATATGGAGGATCTAAGAAGATAAAATCAAATTGAATTTCACGTTTATTGAGTGCTTTCAGTGCACGATCAGCGTTGTTTTTATAAACTTCAGATTGATTAATTAAATCAAGTTGTTTTAAATTCGCTTGAATCACTTTGACAGCTTTAAAATTTTGATCTACAAATATCACTTTGTCCATGCCTCGAGACAATGCTTCGATACCTAACGCACCACTTCCAGCAAATAAATCTAAACCTAGCCCATGAACTTCATGCAAACTGTTAAAGATTCCCTCTTTAACTTTATCCATCGTAGGACGTGTATTACGCCCCTCCAAACTTTCTAAAGGTTTACTTTTATGTTTTCCTGCGATCACTCTCATTGCGACTTACACTTCCATTCCATCTCGTTATTTATTATAATTTGTTGTGAAAAAGGAGAATAATTAAACTATGAAACAATCATTTATCGTTTTAGGTGAAGGTTTAACCGACTTGTTCGAATTCACTACTTTAATGGAATATAATTATCCACGAATCAATAAGATTGTATATTTTCATACACCACAATCTGAAAAACAATTATCTTCAGTTGCTATTATAATGAATCCTACATCTGGAAATCACTTTCAAGCAATGTATATCATGTTAAATGCACTTAACTATCCATACCCTACAAAAAATAAGAAATTCGAACTTATTAATACACAAGCACAACGCTACAATATTCCCATTTTAGGTATAGATGTTCAACCACCAGATGCTTTTCATTCACATGATCAATATTTTAAATATTTAATCAGTGTTCTACGCTTACAAAATTGGATACCACCATTACAGTAATTCACATTCTCATAAGCGTGCATTGCAAGAGTAAATGAATAGTTAATACGCAATCGCTTATGTTCTCTGCATGAGGTTATGAAATATTATCCATTGATTATTATTACATAACTTCGTGCTTTTCTTTTTCATATGTTTTTTTCAAATACTTATAAGGTGATCCATCAATATCAATGACGTATTTTAACTTCATTAGTTTATGAATAATTGTATCGGCTTCTAACTCATTTATATATAAAACAACATATTTACGTTGTTTATTTGTATATACAATGTGACCATACTTACGTATTTGTCGTTCATGTTTAATATGTTTTAAATAAACAATCAAACTTACTCTTTGAACTAACTCCATATCTTTCTCACTCCGTTTTTTTATGCATAATAACTATACCATGACAACGAATTTTATAAAATATTTAAAATTGCTAGTTATAAAGGTGCTACATACATCGTTTTTAACTTTTACAAACTCATATTCATTTTAACGTCACTTTTCTTTTGCCAACGTTGAAATTTTGGTACGCTTAGTACAATAACCTTGAGGAGGTATTGTCTAATGACAAATAACAAAAAATGGGCTTTCAATTTAAGTTTAGCTAGCTTGGGTTTATTAGGTAGCCTTTTTTTCATAAATAAGAGAAATAAAAACAAAGATAATGATATTAAAAAATTACCAAAATTCTTTGATGGTCAAGCGCCTTATATCTTTGCGCATAGAGGTGGTATGGCAGTTAGACCTGAGCAAACACAATTGGCATTTGATAATGCAGTCATTCATGAACTAGATGGCTTTGAAACGGATGTCAGATTAACGAAAGATGAGCAATTAGTCGTCTTTCATGATGCTACGGTAGATCGTACTACAAATGGTTCAGGGCTCGTATGTGATTATACAGTTGCTGAATTAAAACATTTAGATGCCGGCTATCACTTTAGTGACATTAATGGTAGTCATCCTTATCGTGGACATCAAAACGCTAAAATCTTAACGTTCGATGAACTTTTAAAAATGTATCCAGATATGTATATTAATGTGGATTTAAAAGATACACCTAAAAGCTATGAAGGAACGGTAGCACCTCAAAAAATGTATGAAACAATTGTTAATAATAATGCACAACATCGGGTGCTTGTTACTAGTTTTTATAAAGAACAAAATGACCGCTTTAGAGCGATAAGTAATGGAGAAATTGCTATCGGCGCAAGCCAACAAGAAGTTGCTGAAGGCTTTATTAAATTCAATTCTGGATTTGGTCAAACATTTCATCCTTTAGCTGATACTTTCCAAATGCCAACTAAATTTAAAGGCATACCACTAACATCACAACGATTTATTCAATGGCTTAATGTTCTAAATATTGTTCCTGGTTTCTATGGTATTAATAGTATTGATGTTATGACTGATTTGTATGACAAAGGTGTTCATACATTAGTCACTGACCGTCCAGATTTAGGCAAACAATTTAAGTCTGCTTTAACTAATAACAAAAATATTAATTGAAGATCTTGTTCAATTTAAATAACTTATAAACGCAAAATATTAGGCTTTAAGATGATAATTTAACTCACTCATCTTAAAGCCTTTTTGATATTATAAACTACAATGACAAGAACCACCCGTAGCACAGCCGTCATGTCCTGTTTTAAAAAACGGATTACCCGCTTCAATTTTTACATTTTCTGAAACTGAATAAGCTATCTTACTTATTACTTCATCAATCAAATTTTGGAGTGCTACTTCTTTAGATTTATAATCCATAACGACAGGTAACATCTCATAAGCACGTTTTCGTCTACGTGTTTCCATCATTACTTTTTGATAATCAGGATGATATTTACCAAATCTCATGACTTCATCATATGTCATTTTTGATTTCATAAAGGCTTGATACATTAAATGGGCTTCATCATCATTATTTAATTTGTTTTGAGCTTGGCGGAACTTATAATATAGTTCTGATTGTGCAATCATATCTGACAATTCTTCGATTTCATCTAATATCGTCATTGTTTCCTCAGTATACATTTAATTATTCTCCTTTCTATTTATTATTTTTCTAAGAAAATAAGTGAATAATAATTTCTCATTACCTCTCCACCCATTTCTTCATATTTATTATTTAACATACGAGAACGGTGCATATCAGAATTCATCCAACTATGAATGAGCGTCGGTACATCATCAAAGTCATAACCAACGTTTTGGCTTGTAGACTTGAAGGTGATATTTTCATTGCTTAATTGACTTTTAAGTGCGTCCTCAGTAAATTCAACATCATCTGTTCCAGTTGCTTCATATAAGTTGACTGAAGCGATGTGCGCAATATTTGAATTCACTTTTAACGGTTTCACATTTTTTAATTTACGCATTTCATTTGTAATTTCATATAATGTCATAAGTTGGTTAGGATTTTGTTCATAAGGTAATGTATCTTTTTTATTCTTTTCAAAAGATGAATTATCATTATTGTTTTCATCATTTGATTCATCTGCTAATTGATACGGTTTTAAAAATGCAAGTGCTTCTTTATCTAAATAACGTATACCCATAATTTGATTAGATTGTTGGTCTACATAAACTTGTGCATATATATTTCCATATTTTATTAAAGTTTGAGTTTTAATATCTTCATCTGATAATTCAAAGTTATAACTATGTCCATTTACTTTTATTGAAGGATCGGGATTAATGCTTGTATTTTCGAAAATATGCGATGCACTTTCATTAATTTTTAATGGAGAGATTTGTGCATTTCGACCAGTAGCATATACAGCTTTAATTTTTTGATGCTTTGTCGATACAATATAATATTGATTATCTTTTTTAAATATGTAATTCATATAATGCCCTTTAAAAGGATAAGTACGACTTGCTTGTCCAAATCTTTTCGTTAGATAGCTTACATCTTTACCAATCCATGTTCCTACACCTTTTTTGGGTGCTGGGTTCTCTGTATTATTGTGTGTACGTGGTGTTTGTTGTGTATGATTTGTAGTAGTTGATTTATTAGGATTTTCTAACACATCGAATTTTAATCGTGGTGAGTAAAATAAATATATAAGAAATATGATAAGAAAAATCACACCTAAAACCTTAATAATTAATTTTGCCATCTTTCACCCACCTAATAAGAATTATATCTATTGTACAAAATAACCATTTTAACAATCAAGACATCTATACTTTAAGTTCGTTTGTAAATTTTTGAATAAGGGGAAAACTTCAATCAGTAGTCCTTTAAAGGCGTTCTTTGATAGATAATCACTCACTTAAGTTGAGATACTTGCCTAGGGGCTGGGTCGAGCCGCAATCTTGTAAAGTAGTTCTTTGATTTTAATCATTAGAACTACTTACTTAAGTGTGTAAACACTTAAGTTCCTCAACTCCAGCTTGCTTTACTTGTAGATTTTCATGTTGAAAATCTCTTTGTTGGGGCCCCGCCCGCAAGGATGACTAGAACTGGAAAAAGCTTGATTTAAGCGCCTTTTCAGTTCAGTCAGCTACTGCGAATTTGCAAAATAGCATCATCATATTATTTATGTCCCAGGCTCTCATTGAAAATACTGCTACCCTAGGAGTTCTTCACAACTACACCTCGTAACCTATCTTAGAACACTTTATGTAAGTGCAGTTGCACTTATATTCAATATAATTAACACCAAAATTCTCGCTAAAATACTTTATTTTAATGAACTTAATATAAAAAAACAGCTCAATGAACTGTATAAAAACAAAATGATTATAAAAAAGACAATTTCTATATTATTTCAATAGAAATTGTCTTTCCACTCGTTCAAAGACTTAATGTCAGAGCTCCTTCAAAGCCATTCAAAAATATTTAATTTTTACTTTTAATGATTCATTTATAAACCTAAAGTGGCTTTAATTAAAGAAGTTGTCTCCCCACCTGGATAAAATACATATAAAAGTAAGTAAACTGCAACACCAGTAATTGCAGTAAAGAACCAAATTACCGAAGCAACTGGACCTGCTTTTCTGTGCCATTTAAATTTATCTTTATATGCAGTAATAATTTGTACTAAACCTAAAATCCCACCAATTGTGGCAAGGTTTATGTGGAAAATTAAAAAGATTTTATAATAAGTTCTTACTGAATCTGGTCCCCCAAAATCTGTATTACCTAAAAATATTGTTCTAGTTGCATAGATAATAAAGAATGTTAATGCAAAAACTGCTGCCCATAGCATTGTTTTCTTGTGCTTATCAATACGGCGATGCCAAATTTGCCACCAGCCAATTGCCACAAAGATAGCACTAATTACAATACAACTTGTACTAATCGTTGGTAGAATTGGTAAATTCATAAGTTTCATCCTTGTTTATTTTTTATATTTTAAATCATTTTTATTAGAGAAATGACAACTACTAAAACAAAAAATACGACTAAGTAATTTAGTGAGTATATAAACATTTTAGTTGCCCATTTAGTTTGATCAGTATTTTTCTTAAATGATGTTAGACCTACATACATCCATCCTAGATTTAACAAAGTTGCTAATACTACAAATGTAGTACCTAGACTTGATAATAAGAATGGTAATGGAAGTAAAAATACTAACCAAATAAACATGCTAACACGTGTACGTTTAAATCCTTTTACAGATGGTAACATAGGAATATTAGCTAATGAATATTCGTCACTACGCTTAATAGCTAAAGCATAAAAATGAATTGGTTGCCAACAAAAGACAACTAAAAATAATGCAAAAGCTACAAGACTTATATTACCGTCTATAGCAACCCATCCAATTAATGGTGGTACGGCGCCTGGAAAACTTCCAACTACTGTATTCCAAGTTGTATGTCTTTTAGACCAAATAGAATAATAAGACACATAACCCACAATGCCAATAAGTCCTAATACTCCTGATGGTATATTTAATAAGAATAAGCAAGCCTCTCCTACTAACATCATACCGAAACTTAAAAACAATAAATTTTTATCTGAAATTCTATCATTAACTGTCGGTCTATTTTGCTTACTTGG from Staphylococcus taiwanensis includes the following:
- a CDS encoding DUF177 domain-containing protein, translated to MKWSITQLRKYQVKPFEFNQTANFEHLIEPLGLIDLSEIHVEGELTVKSSEVIADIHVTGTYTMPCARTLVPVDVPLDIRSSEVFDLEGYDNYADEEVDEDEHYHLATDGMINIRDIAEELVIIEKPMRAFSENSDQMLTEGNGWEVIDEDQMIELEKEKDNDDSQTQQVDPRLQKLQQLYDKEQ
- a CDS encoding nucleotidyltransferase, whose product is MKSVGLITEYNPFHNGHLYHAQQARIQSNADVTIAIMSGNFVMRGEPALYNKFLRSKMALTGVDLVVELPTIASLSSSDYFATFAIKVAQYLDIDTIAFGSEIDDISRLEKVATEITSLEQSSHFQKLTKQGKSYAKIVHDSILDQEILRSPNNILGISYLKAINQIAPEIRGLAIKRQSTTHHDQEIKHETFASGSAIRNALLNNDSSWKSVVPSKIENLYEKPHLTKQQTFDFIKYHILSRSINELSQMYTMSEGLEYRLKSNIQQAKDFETFMTLIKTKRFTYTHLQRVLMNILLNITTYDFKDTIQGVRILGMNEKGQQYLKYLKTHYPERAFITNINMKTTSLFENEIKATHIYNLLSGQEANDFNTPVIMQKDEPR
- the coaD gene encoding pantetheine-phosphate adenylyltransferase translates to MAKTKAVIPGSFDPITYGHIDIIERSSGRFDELHICVLKNSSKSGTFNIDERMELIRESVKHLPNVEVHNYNGLLVDFCDKIGAQTIIRGLRAVSDFEYELRLTSMNKKLNNKVETMYMMTSTNYSFISSSVVKEVAQYKADISDFVPPNVEKALKEKFKK
- the rsmD gene encoding 16S rRNA (guanine(966)-N(2))-methyltransferase RsmD encodes the protein MRVIAGKHKSKPLESLEGRNTRPTMDKVKEGIFNSLHEVHGLGLDLFAGSGALGIEALSRGMDKVIFVDQNFKAVKVIQANLKQLDLINQSEVYKNNADRALKALNKREIQFDFIFLDPPYKKGLIDKALEQIDEFNLLKENGIIICEFSNQEDIDTKGFQVIKQYHYGLTDTLLLEKGEQNG
- a CDS encoding DUF2129 domain-containing protein — its product is MELVQRVSLIVYLKHIKHERQIRKYGHIVYTNKQRKYVVLYINELEADTIIHKLMKLKYVIDIDGSPYKYLKKTYEKEKHEVM
- a CDS encoding glycerophosphodiester phosphodiesterase is translated as MTNNKKWAFNLSLASLGLLGSLFFINKRNKNKDNDIKKLPKFFDGQAPYIFAHRGGMAVRPEQTQLAFDNAVIHELDGFETDVRLTKDEQLVVFHDATVDRTTNGSGLVCDYTVAELKHLDAGYHFSDINGSHPYRGHQNAKILTFDELLKMYPDMYINVDLKDTPKSYEGTVAPQKMYETIVNNNAQHRVLVTSFYKEQNDRFRAISNGEIAIGASQQEVAEGFIKFNSGFGQTFHPLADTFQMPTKFKGIPLTSQRFIQWLNVLNIVPGFYGINSIDVMTDLYDKGVHTLVTDRPDLGKQFKSALTNNKNIN
- a CDS encoding YlbF family regulator: MYTEETMTILDEIEELSDMIAQSELYYKFRQAQNKLNNDDEAHLMYQAFMKSKMTYDEVMRFGKYHPDYQKVMMETRRRKRAYEMLPVVMDYKSKEVALQNLIDEVISKIAYSVSENVKIEAGNPFFKTGHDGCATGGSCHCSL
- a CDS encoding SCP-like extracellular protein, producing MAKLIIKVLGVIFLIIFLIYLFYSPRLKFDVLENPNKSTTTNHTQQTPRTHNNTENPAPKKGVGTWIGKDVSYLTKRFGQASRTYPFKGHYMNYIFKKDNQYYIVSTKHQKIKAVYATGRNAQISPLKINESASHIFENTSINPDPSIKVNGHSYNFELSDEDIKTQTLIKYGNIYAQVYVDQQSNQIMGIRYLDKEALAFLKPYQLADESNDENNNDNSSFEKNKKDTLPYEQNPNQLMTLYEITNEMRKLKNVKPLKVNSNIAHIASVNLYEATGTDDVEFTEDALKSQLSNENITFKSTSQNVGYDFDDVPTLIHSWMNSDMHRSRMLNNKYEEMGGEVMRNYYSLIFLEK
- a CDS encoding DUF420 domain-containing protein, with the translated sequence MNLPILPTISTSCIVISAIFVAIGWWQIWHRRIDKHKKTMLWAAVFALTFFIIYATRTIFLGNTDFGGPDSVRTYYKIFLIFHINLATIGGILGLVQIITAYKDKFKWHRKAGPVASVIWFFTAITGVAVYLLLYVFYPGGETTSLIKATLGL
- a CDS encoding protoheme IX farnesyltransferase, whose amino-acid sequence is MSKEQIMSQQSSRVSFKELQQIIKMGLVQGNLIPAFAGAWLAVVMTNHSFLSSIPQILLMLIGSTLIMGGACALNNYYDQDIDSIMPSKQNRPTVNDRISDKNLLFLSFGMMLVGEACLFLLNIPSGVLGLIGIVGYVSYYSIWSKRHTTWNTVVGSFPGAVPPLIGWVAIDGNISLVAFALFLVVFCWQPIHFYALAIKRSDEYSLANIPMLPSVKGFKRTRVSMFIWLVFLLPLPFLLSSLGTTFVVLATLLNLGWMYVGLTSFKKNTDQTKWATKMFIYSLNYLVVFFVLVVVISLIKMI